From a region of the Oncorhynchus keta strain PuntledgeMale-10-30-2019 chromosome 13, Oket_V2, whole genome shotgun sequence genome:
- the LOC118392040 gene encoding RNA-binding protein 4B-like, whose amino-acid sequence MVKIFIGNLPNEVEKDEIEALFTEHGTVTECAKFKNYAFVHMDDRKSATKAIRSLHLFKLHGRPINVEPSRGKNQGPVKLHVANVEKGNGDELRTLFEEYGTVTECAIIKNFAFIHMSNSDEAKDAIKGLDNTDFQGKRIHVQMSKSRPRGEEEDYGPPPDRGGYWPPPRGYPGDRGLREPPHYRGRMSGGYPGPPPPPPRRVPYPPERAYERERESYGVVDYYEKYRARPAPYGGLSGYGDERRVGAIPPPPPPPSAMVRERLGASSLNPYERRPLPPPSSYYARDRSPIRRPPPPMPPAGNGYSYERSRLSPLSRPAMYSVPRTRDPYAERVPLPPPARYSY is encoded by the exons ATGGTGAAAATCTTTATTGGAAACCTCCCTAACGAGGTCGAAAAGGATGAGATTGAGGCCCTGTTTACTGAACATGGCACAGTGACAGAATGTGCAAAGTTCAAAAACTATGCCTTTGTCCACATGGATGACCGCAAGTCTGCAACCAAAGCCATCCGCAGCCTGCACCTCTTCAAGCTTCATGGCAGGCCAATCAATGTGGAGCCTAGCAGGGGGAAGAACCAGGGTCCAGTGAAACTTCATGTGGCCAATGTGGAGAAAGGCAACGGTGATGAGCTCCGCACTCTGTTCGAGGAGTATGGAACAGTGACAGAATGTGCCATCATAAAAAATTTCGCATTCATTCACATGTCCAACTCAGATGAGGCCAAGGATGCCATAAAGGGATTAGACAACACTGACTTCCAAG GCAAACGGATTCACGTTCAGATGTCAAAAAGCCGTCccagaggggaggaagaggattaCGGCCCCCCACCAGATAGGGGTGGATACTGGCCACCACCCCGTGGCTACCCTGGGGACAGGGGTCTGCGTGAGCCCCCTCATTACAGAGGTCGCATGTCAGGGGGTTACCCTggcccccctccacctccccctagACGAGTCCCTTACCCCCCAGAGCGTGCTTATGAGCGTGAGAGGGAAAGCTACGGGGTGGTCGATTACTATGAGAAGTACAGAGCGCGCCCTGCCCCTTACGGTGGCCTTTCAGGCTATGGAGATGAAAGGCGTGTTGGCGCcatacctcctccaccaccacccccttCTGCCATGGTTAGGGAGCGCCTTGGGGCCTCCTCCCTCAACCCGTACGAGCGTCGCCCCCTCCCGCCTCCGTCCTCCTACTATGCCCGTGATCGCAGTCCCATCAGAAGACCCCCTCCCCCCATGCCCCCCGCAGGTAACGGCTACTCCTATGAGCGCTCTCggctctctcctctgtccaggcCAGCGATGTACAGCGTACCACGTACCAGAGACCCCTATGCTGAGAGGGTGCCTCTGCCCCCTCCTGCCCGCTACTCGTATTGA